A window of Nitrososphaerales archaeon contains these coding sequences:
- a CDS encoding MarR family transcriptional regulator has product MVSVKGSRSVSSLQELEERFYQSTLQALLSVATLRERFERMKKTARTYVPWVAEKAVDAAGLVFPPAFLASDAVKEGIEKLLDRAGLRQPEKLVLTKEVDRRLSIDLLLNGLSEKGVEPVFTIDELDKVPRDDLLSEFFDGNQEWFQGKRSMISLSHSFGEAIKDSLVTSVARFSSVEHYKGITSLNELKEILRPRLVLGLSQVAKDESEAETIASELFSEEALKTILDLYVPNTHLMLESAYAGLERAKKERAEKVLPRHIEPETTEERHRVPTGLERLILDELSREGRLTPSDLSERLDKKAPSIVRALSSMLNRGWVGRVGERKRAYYHITQKGEAARRSLTRERVNYI; this is encoded by the coding sequence ATGGTCTCCGTCAAGGGTTCCAGAAGCGTCAGCTCCCTTCAGGAGCTTGAGGAGAGGTTCTACCAGTCAACACTCCAAGCTCTCCTCAGTGTCGCTACGCTGAGAGAAAGGTTTGAGCGGATGAAGAAGACGGCGAGGACCTACGTGCCTTGGGTGGCCGAGAAAGCAGTTGACGCCGCAGGCCTGGTCTTCCCTCCCGCCTTTCTCGCCTCGGATGCTGTCAAGGAAGGAATCGAAAAGCTCCTCGACAGAGCAGGTTTGAGGCAGCCTGAAAAGCTAGTTCTCACGAAAGAGGTCGATAGGAGGCTCTCGATCGACCTCCTGCTCAACGGGCTGTCTGAGAAGGGCGTGGAGCCTGTATTCACGATAGACGAGCTAGACAAGGTTCCGAGGGATGACTTGCTATCCGAGTTCTTCGACGGCAACCAGGAGTGGTTCCAGGGCAAGAGGAGTATGATCTCACTTTCACACTCATTCGGTGAAGCGATTAAGGATTCGCTCGTAACCTCGGTGGCGAGGTTCTCTTCGGTTGAACATTACAAAGGCATCACGTCTCTCAACGAGTTGAAGGAGATATTGCGTCCCAGGCTGGTGCTCGGGCTGTCACAGGTTGCAAAGGATGAGTCAGAAGCAGAGACCATTGCTTCTGAACTCTTCTCCGAGGAAGCGCTGAAGACGATTCTGGATCTCTACGTGCCCAACACCCACCTAATGCTCGAATCCGCGTATGCAGGGCTGGAAAGAGCCAAGAAAGAGCGTGCAGAGAAAGTACTCCCGAGGCACATAGAGCCAGAAACGACCGAAGAGAGACATCGAGTTCCAACCGGCCTGGAAAGATTGATTCTGGATGAACTCAGTCGGGAAGGTAGACTTACCCCATCTGATCTATCCGAGAGGCTTGACAAGAAAGCGCCCTCGATAGTTAGGGCACTTTCCTCGATGCTCAACAGAGGTTGGGTGGGAAGGGTCGGTGAGAGAAAAAGGGCGTATTACCACATCACCCAGAAGGGCGAGGCCGCGAGAAGATCGTTAACTCGGGAGAGAGTTAATTATATATAA
- a CDS encoding glycosyltransferase family 39 protein yields MASPSKRRKRVEPSPVSKFRHLSTRLARKPDFVIFLASFAIALVSALYLLSRNPYSLLYYGDSISHLVISRKVIDSITPGYAQLGTVWLPLNHIMMLPFIWNNYLFHTGLAGTIVSGFSMAVTDAMLFRIAKFQFNSTRAGVLASILYLLNPSVLYMGIIPMAEAPFVMFFILAVYYLQMWYHSTDTWKQYRSILKCSLAISLATLTRYEGWILPFALIFVLFLVLVVVRKEGWKARTRAFLVVAVAYSSLGPIAWALWNYAIFRDPLAFVDSPYSAQNQALGRPFRAHLFLQPLNSLRVMGEVANSMYGMEALAVALVGLAVYLIMRWRTGKLTFSVLTLFALLAPVLATFAAMVEGSGEIYPYQGGFFNGEFLVFLYPFVVFCSVALVMFFARRRELGFKILSGFVAALIVASFGYTFVQQPLVFGKTTAMNDPLGGSSVNQADLQLANELGSTVHGGHIVLYTLSGSASEIMLLSNLDLKSFIVLGSGQYWNTSQRSPWVYGTYLVWARQPNWEIEALYNYWQANSTILSEHYQLIYQNSAYYLFQNRTEPDYSISLNTTLP; encoded by the coding sequence ATGGCTTCTCCGTCGAAGAGGAGGAAGAGGGTGGAGCCAAGTCCGGTTAGCAAGTTCAGGCATCTCTCGACCAGGCTTGCGAGGAAACCCGACTTCGTCATCTTCCTCGCCAGCTTCGCCATCGCTCTAGTGTCCGCGCTCTACTTGTTGTCGAGAAATCCATACTCCCTTCTGTATTACGGTGATTCGATATCGCACCTGGTCATATCGCGCAAGGTGATCGACTCGATCACCCCTGGCTATGCCCAGCTCGGGACTGTGTGGCTTCCATTGAATCACATCATGATGCTGCCATTCATCTGGAACAACTACCTCTTCCACACTGGTCTGGCCGGGACGATAGTGAGCGGATTCTCGATGGCGGTTACCGACGCCATGCTCTTTAGAATAGCGAAGTTCCAGTTCAACTCCACGAGGGCAGGCGTTCTTGCGTCGATACTCTATCTTCTGAACCCGTCCGTGCTCTACATGGGCATCATACCCATGGCCGAGGCCCCATTCGTGATGTTCTTCATTCTCGCGGTCTATTATCTCCAGATGTGGTATCACTCGACGGACACGTGGAAGCAGTACAGGAGCATCCTGAAGTGCTCGCTCGCAATCTCACTCGCAACGCTCACCCGGTACGAGGGGTGGATTCTTCCTTTCGCATTGATTTTCGTCCTCTTCCTCGTACTAGTGGTGGTAAGGAAAGAGGGCTGGAAGGCCAGGACAAGAGCCTTCTTGGTCGTTGCGGTAGCCTACAGCTCGCTGGGGCCGATAGCGTGGGCACTTTGGAACTATGCGATTTTCCGTGATCCCTTGGCTTTTGTGGATTCACCGTATTCGGCACAGAATCAGGCTTTGGGGAGGCCGTTCAGGGCGCACCTATTCTTGCAGCCGCTGAACTCTCTGCGCGTAATGGGCGAAGTGGCGAACTCGATGTATGGTATGGAAGCACTTGCCGTAGCTCTCGTCGGTCTCGCCGTCTATCTGATAATGCGCTGGCGAACAGGAAAGCTGACGTTCAGCGTTCTGACATTGTTTGCTCTTCTGGCGCCTGTTCTCGCGACTTTTGCCGCCATGGTTGAAGGCTCCGGCGAGATATATCCGTATCAAGGAGGATTTTTTAACGGGGAATTTCTCGTTTTTCTGTATCCATTCGTAGTCTTCTGCTCCGTCGCTCTGGTCATGTTCTTCGCGAGACGAAGAGAATTGGGATTCAAGATCCTATCGGGCTTTGTGGCTGCATTGATAGTCGCATCATTCGGTTACACATTCGTCCAGCAGCCTCTGGTCTTTGGCAAGACCACTGCGATGAATGATCCCCTCGGCGGCAGTTCGGTTAATCAAGCTGATCTTCAGCTTGCTAACGAGCTGGGGAGCACAGTGCATGGCGGCCACATCGTACTCTATACCCTTTCTGGGTCCGCCTCGGAAATAATGTTGCTCAGCAACCTGGACTTGAAATCCTTCATAGTGTTGGGTTCTGGCCAGTACTGGAATACGTCGCAAAGGTCTCCGTGGGTTTACGGAACATATCTTGTTTGGGCTCGCCAACCGAACTGGGAAATCGAGGCGCTCTATAATTACTGGCAGGCTAATTCTACCATTCTCTCGGAGCACTATCAATTGATTTATCAAAACTCTGCGTACTATTTGTTCCAGAATAGGACAGAGCCCGATTACAGTATTTCATTGAACACCACTTTGCCATGA
- a CDS encoding glycosyltransferase → MSDPAAAILVYVALATGLFSFNDAGLLYVAMRVLRKDSQIAEVSDVKAQAVPDSKLPVISILLPLYREKKTLPFLIGSILGSKYPKEKLDVRFLVEHDDRETINVILDLPAARVGGIDYDKYGIPRRIKVQNGPTVEIDYVYRGVRTKPNALNMGLANAKGEIITIYDAEDRPDPNQLRKVAAYMIEHPDVACVQARLSYYNPDQSLLTKFFSVEYTQHFLAMLPEFKAMKVMIPLGGTSNFFRTEVLRELQGWDAYNVTEDADLGIRLAKKGYLTVPINTVTWEEAPPKLYYWIRQRVRWNKGFLYTLVKHFRHPVSLVRSVGLKSTFYGFLLLFYPVISAVSVVGWVFFVVYWANWFGLPLQPVAGWVQAAFEYNPYALYILTGGFIFGILYSSTISVEALFREGSENSLRKVKYAIFTPLYQMLHALASIIAIAELIVKPNVWHKTPHGFSVEEEEEGGAKSG, encoded by the coding sequence ATGAGCGACCCAGCAGCCGCGATCCTGGTCTATGTCGCCCTCGCAACAGGCCTCTTCTCGTTCAACGATGCCGGCTTGCTGTACGTCGCAATGAGGGTCCTCCGCAAAGACTCGCAGATTGCGGAGGTTTCCGACGTCAAAGCACAGGCAGTACCCGACTCGAAATTGCCTGTCATATCGATACTCCTTCCCCTATACAGGGAGAAGAAGACACTGCCCTTCCTGATAGGGAGCATTCTGGGCAGCAAGTACCCGAAGGAAAAGCTGGACGTCCGGTTCTTGGTCGAGCATGACGACAGGGAGACCATCAACGTAATACTTGACCTCCCAGCCGCGAGAGTCGGCGGTATCGATTACGACAAGTACGGGATACCGAGAAGGATAAAGGTCCAGAATGGCCCGACCGTTGAGATAGATTACGTCTACAGGGGCGTGAGGACGAAGCCAAACGCCCTGAACATGGGGCTCGCGAACGCGAAGGGCGAGATAATAACAATCTACGATGCCGAGGACAGACCTGACCCAAACCAACTGAGAAAGGTTGCTGCGTACATGATTGAACATCCAGATGTCGCGTGCGTTCAGGCGCGCCTCTCATACTACAACCCGGACCAGTCTCTGTTGACGAAGTTCTTCTCCGTCGAGTACACGCAGCACTTCCTTGCAATGCTCCCCGAATTCAAGGCGATGAAAGTAATGATACCGCTGGGAGGCACGAGCAACTTCTTCAGGACAGAGGTTCTGAGGGAACTTCAGGGGTGGGACGCTTACAACGTCACCGAGGACGCCGATCTGGGAATACGCCTCGCCAAAAAAGGCTACCTGACCGTCCCAATCAACACGGTCACCTGGGAAGAGGCGCCGCCGAAGCTCTACTACTGGATACGGCAGAGGGTCAGGTGGAACAAGGGCTTCCTCTACACGCTCGTGAAGCACTTCAGGCACCCCGTAAGCTTGGTGAGGAGCGTCGGGCTGAAATCCACGTTCTATGGCTTCTTGCTCCTGTTCTACCCCGTCATCTCGGCGGTCTCCGTGGTGGGCTGGGTGTTCTTCGTTGTTTACTGGGCCAACTGGTTTGGCCTTCCGCTGCAACCTGTGGCGGGCTGGGTTCAGGCGGCGTTCGAGTACAACCCCTACGCTCTCTACATACTGACAGGCGGCTTCATATTCGGAATCCTGTATTCCTCGACCATCTCGGTAGAGGCTCTCTTCAGAGAAGGAAGCGAGAATTCGCTGAGGAAGGTGAAGTATGCGATCTTCACGCCTCTCTACCAGATGCTGCACGCTCTGGCTTCGATAATCGCGATCGCCGAACTCATCGTGAAACCGAATGTCTGGCACAAGACTCCGCATGGCTTCTCCGTCGAAGAGGAGGAAGAGGGTGGAGCCAAGTCCGGTTAG
- a CDS encoding ACT domain-containing protein produces the protein MIARSAGIAAPSGRDVYEIYVVAKSRPGVLGEISGLLGQRSVDILQAHVQVSKDGGLGYIILYVEMADSKTTVNELLDELRKKGFVTEVKAESRNSIFFETMMFPLTSGGHYRIFAVGANEWLKLIDSLKASLGTAAGSILFQEGSAAGGSVVENIGKRFQGMDKSTFVENFRAFFSASGLGLLGEIGEGGAIEITIDKPAVTRKDGAVLDDFLIGVVAGALGKINSRKYAVRDPRWSDENRLLFLLVAED, from the coding sequence ATGATTGCGAGGTCTGCAGGAATCGCCGCGCCGTCAGGTCGTGATGTATACGAAATATACGTCGTTGCGAAATCAAGGCCGGGGGTACTTGGCGAAATCTCCGGCCTTCTCGGGCAGAGGTCCGTCGATATCCTGCAAGCTCATGTCCAAGTTTCGAAGGATGGGGGTCTAGGGTACATCATCTTGTATGTGGAGATGGCGGACTCGAAGACAACGGTGAACGAGTTGCTCGACGAACTGAGAAAGAAGGGGTTTGTAACGGAGGTCAAAGCCGAATCAAGAAACTCCATCTTCTTCGAAACGATGATGTTTCCGCTGACCAGCGGCGGGCACTACAGGATATTCGCCGTGGGCGCCAACGAATGGTTGAAGCTGATCGACTCCTTGAAGGCGTCGCTCGGAACGGCCGCAGGCTCCATACTTTTCCAGGAGGGGTCGGCTGCGGGCGGATCTGTGGTCGAGAACATAGGAAAGAGATTCCAAGGAATGGATAAGAGTACTTTTGTCGAAAACTTCAGGGCGTTCTTCAGCGCTTCGGGCCTTGGCTTGCTCGGGGAAATAGGAGAAGGCGGCGCCATCGAGATTACCATCGACAAGCCGGCCGTAACTAGAAAAGACGGAGCCGTCCTCGACGACTTCCTGATAGGGGTCGTCGCGGGGGCGCTTGGGAAGATCAACTCTCGCAAGTACGCTGTCCGAGATCCCAGATGGTCCGACGAGAACAGGTTGCTCTTCCTGTTGGTGGCGGAAGATTGA
- a CDS encoding cation-transporting P-type ATPase — MPESEVTSRMVNASCVPTEEDEEMSDERSAVPWALRAERVFDQLKTDPRTGLTLEESTRRLKTSGLNMSKQKEESLLERILEPFREPMMILLLVTATLFATLGELVDAVALVIIISIMVAVEIYQERRTESSIRSLRLLALPSTIVIRSGQYLDVLSSGVVPGDVVILSAGHRIPADARLIESFDLSLDESSLTGESMPSYKDAAVLLPEHCALGDRRNMVFSGTLVTTGRGKAVVVGTGSGTELGRIASLTESIHEKPTPLQVRISELTRLIAVTVIVLTAATAAVGLLRGQSLVDSALIGLSLLVVTIPEDLPILTFVILVTSVIQMAKKKALIRKLYSAETLGSTTTICSDKTGTITENKMKVSVIYANGTSFDSSDVHTGVPQETLSLLARVATFCNDAVPQDDAKLSVVGNPVDVALISLVEEIGFQPRSIRETGQLLHEEPFDNKRKMMLSVHRMKDQSVFVSTKGAPEVIIGRCSSLPGPTRELPMTEEDRRELLRVVQKMTSSGLRVLAFAYKALPPQALTSQDEYSSGWGFIGLVGLEDPPRPEAKAAIAECKKAGIRTIMVTGDHANTALSIAKAVELTGDDQVITGEELDGMSDDQLSSKLADVSVFARVTPEHKLRIVRALKARGEVVAVTGDGVNDAPALREADIGAAMGSGTDVAKEAASMTLADDNFTTIVTAVREGRRLFDNLRKAIRYYLPSKIGILMTVFFSLLLGVGTPLTPLQIILMEVVNDIQASTTFATEPSEADIMRRPPRSSRERIITASMSLQIFSRAIAIFLGALAVFLLYVNGGGVLDKARTMVFVNIMISLTLLALFSRSEKSPLHRLGVRSNSYMLYILLLSVLAIYLVTVLEPLQLVFNTTTLNLRDWLVAVSLSVLATGWIETGKIISSLRGRSSEGSGSRTLE; from the coding sequence ATGCCCGAGTCCGAGGTCACGTCGCGAATGGTTAATGCCTCCTGCGTTCCGACCGAAGAAGATGAGGAAATGAGTGACGAGAGGTCAGCTGTACCATGGGCCTTGCGAGCCGAACGTGTTTTCGATCAGCTGAAGACGGATCCTCGAACGGGCCTCACGTTAGAAGAATCAACTAGACGTCTCAAGACTTCTGGACTTAACATGTCGAAGCAGAAAGAGGAATCTCTCCTAGAGAGAATCCTAGAACCATTCCGAGAACCGATGATGATCCTGCTCCTTGTCACCGCTACCCTATTCGCGACGTTGGGGGAGTTAGTCGATGCGGTTGCACTCGTCATAATAATCTCGATCATGGTTGCCGTTGAAATCTACCAAGAGCGGAGAACCGAGAGCTCAATTAGGTCTCTAAGGCTGCTAGCCCTTCCGAGTACCATCGTCATACGCTCAGGACAGTATCTTGATGTGTTATCCAGCGGAGTTGTGCCAGGAGATGTAGTAATCCTCTCCGCTGGACACAGAATCCCAGCTGACGCGCGCCTAATCGAATCCTTCGACCTAAGCTTGGACGAATCGTCTTTGACCGGCGAATCGATGCCGTCCTACAAGGATGCCGCTGTCCTGCTTCCAGAACATTGCGCCCTTGGAGACAGAAGGAACATGGTATTCTCAGGCACGCTTGTCACCACTGGCAGAGGAAAAGCAGTTGTAGTGGGTACTGGTTCTGGAACCGAACTCGGAAGGATAGCCAGTTTAACCGAGTCGATCCATGAGAAACCGACGCCACTACAGGTGAGAATTTCAGAACTCACGAGGCTAATAGCGGTTACCGTCATCGTCCTGACTGCTGCCACTGCAGCGGTGGGGCTTTTGAGAGGTCAATCGCTCGTTGACAGCGCCCTCATCGGATTGAGCTTGTTGGTTGTCACCATACCAGAGGATCTTCCAATCCTAACGTTCGTCATCCTGGTCACGTCAGTAATTCAAATGGCCAAGAAGAAAGCACTCATCAGGAAATTGTACTCTGCCGAGACGCTGGGATCGACCACCACAATTTGCAGCGATAAAACAGGCACCATCACCGAGAACAAAATGAAGGTCTCCGTGATTTACGCCAACGGAACATCATTCGACTCTTCAGATGTCCACACGGGCGTGCCGCAGGAAACCCTTTCCCTGTTAGCCAGGGTGGCCACATTCTGTAATGATGCGGTGCCCCAAGACGATGCGAAATTGTCGGTGGTGGGCAATCCCGTTGACGTCGCGTTGATTTCTCTCGTGGAAGAAATCGGTTTTCAGCCTAGGTCGATAAGGGAAACAGGACAGCTACTGCACGAAGAACCATTCGATAACAAACGCAAGATGATGCTTAGTGTTCATCGAATGAAGGATCAGTCCGTGTTCGTTTCAACAAAAGGAGCGCCCGAGGTAATAATCGGTCGATGCTCTTCCCTTCCTGGTCCAACAAGGGAGCTGCCTATGACTGAAGAGGATCGTCGAGAATTGCTACGCGTCGTGCAGAAGATGACCAGTAGCGGACTGCGTGTCTTGGCCTTCGCGTACAAGGCTTTGCCGCCCCAAGCATTGACTTCGCAAGACGAATATTCTTCAGGCTGGGGTTTCATAGGTCTGGTAGGACTAGAGGACCCACCCAGGCCAGAAGCGAAGGCGGCAATCGCGGAGTGCAAGAAAGCGGGCATAAGGACGATAATGGTTACAGGTGATCACGCGAACACTGCACTCTCCATCGCCAAGGCCGTTGAGCTCACTGGAGACGACCAGGTTATTACGGGCGAAGAGCTCGATGGGATGAGCGATGACCAGCTTTCGAGCAAATTGGCGGATGTTAGTGTCTTCGCCAGGGTGACCCCAGAACACAAACTGCGTATTGTTAGGGCATTGAAAGCCCGGGGCGAGGTAGTCGCCGTCACAGGAGATGGGGTGAACGACGCCCCGGCTCTCAGGGAGGCAGACATCGGCGCAGCGATGGGGTCGGGGACAGACGTGGCCAAAGAAGCAGCCTCGATGACGCTTGCCGACGACAACTTCACGACGATTGTGACTGCGGTTCGAGAAGGAAGGCGGCTATTTGACAACCTGCGGAAAGCAATTCGATACTATCTGCCGAGCAAAATCGGCATTCTGATGACAGTCTTCTTCTCCTTACTTCTAGGAGTGGGCACGCCTCTGACCCCACTTCAGATAATTCTGATGGAAGTTGTGAATGACATACAAGCATCTACAACCTTCGCTACGGAACCTTCAGAAGCCGACATCATGCGTCGGCCACCGCGAAGCAGCAGAGAACGCATCATAACGGCATCAATGAGTTTGCAAATCTTTTCTCGAGCCATCGCGATTTTCCTGGGTGCCTTGGCTGTCTTCCTGCTCTACGTGAACGGAGGCGGTGTCCTTGATAAAGCTCGGACGATGGTATTTGTGAACATTATGATTTCACTCACTCTTCTCGCACTCTTCTCACGTTCAGAGAAGTCCCCTCTTCATCGTCTAGGAGTTAGATCAAACAGCTACATGCTCTACATCTTGCTCCTCTCCGTCCTAGCCATTTACTTGGTCACGGTTCTGGAGCCTCTGCAGCTGGTTTTCAATACTACCACACTCAATCTTCGGGACTGGCTGGTTGCGGTTTCGCTCTCGGTCCTTGCTACTGGATGGATAGAAACAGGCAAGATAATCTCGTCATTACGAGGCAGATCCTCAGAAGGTTCGGGTTCCAGAACTTTGGAATGA
- a CDS encoding CBS domain-containing protein codes for MAITLRVKDVMDKKVVRIDAQETVSNVIKKMVEANVWSLVVEKRGLPEGVVTERDVIRRCLGKGLLPDRMPVEKIMSSPLIIISPDATIRDAMGLMVEKDIRRLFVVDNGKIIGRVTQTGLFESTLNVMTSLSSISGQL; via the coding sequence ATGGCGATAACACTCCGGGTCAAGGACGTAATGGACAAAAAGGTCGTCCGGATCGACGCGCAAGAGACAGTCTCGAACGTGATTAAGAAGATGGTCGAAGCAAACGTATGGTCGCTCGTGGTCGAGAAGCGTGGACTACCGGAGGGGGTCGTGACCGAAAGGGACGTCATAAGAAGATGCCTCGGCAAGGGCCTGCTCCCAGACAGGATGCCTGTAGAGAAGATCATGTCCTCGCCGCTGATTATCATAAGCCCAGATGCCACTATCAGAGATGCGATGGGCCTGATGGTCGAGAAAGACATCAGGAGGCTCTTCGTCGTCGACAACGGAAAGATAATCGGCCGGGTGACCCAGACTGGCCTTTTCGAGAGCACTCTGAACGTGATGACGAGCCTCTCGTCGATTTCTGGCCAGCTCTAG
- a CDS encoding CoA transferase, whose amino-acid sequence MKGALDGIRVVELGTYVAAPALGSMLGMLGAEVVKVEPPGGDPTRKLTPWSWANYNWNKKSVVLDLKSESGMAEMRRLLKRSDVFVESLSPRAIRNLGLDFRKVKRINGRIVYCSIKGFASDSASSQRLAFDTIAQAEGGLMHVASTEGGRPSRVGNPCVDLTAAAFGAVGTLASLLKRPRRAAYVEVPLYDVVVYWNGYWLPYIDIHGREPSHLGSSHPAFSPYGIFSVKDGFVFIGVLADSQWAKLVTKLGIESPPHYSSTNERILAREDVNSIVQHSVGGFTAEKLLSILGEDVPCARVSSLMDIYSSAELRRRGVVMSVAHEGKPVSIALPPFLRFSVRRGSRSLRALDPKETRGAKR is encoded by the coding sequence ATGAAGGGCGCGCTCGACGGCATCAGAGTGGTCGAACTGGGCACCTACGTCGCCGCGCCCGCCCTGGGGAGTATGCTCGGGATGCTCGGGGCCGAGGTGGTGAAGGTGGAGCCTCCGGGTGGCGACCCCACGAGGAAGCTGACCCCTTGGAGCTGGGCCAACTACAACTGGAACAAGAAGAGTGTCGTCCTCGACCTGAAGTCCGAATCTGGCATGGCAGAGATGCGAAGGCTCCTCAAGCGTTCCGACGTGTTCGTCGAGAGCCTCTCGCCTCGGGCCATAAGGAATCTGGGTCTGGACTTTCGGAAAGTGAAGCGCATCAACGGTAGGATCGTGTACTGCTCCATCAAGGGATTCGCAAGCGACAGCGCCTCCTCTCAACGCCTCGCTTTCGACACGATAGCTCAGGCGGAGGGAGGGCTGATGCATGTCGCCAGCACGGAGGGAGGCAGACCGTCCAGGGTGGGGAACCCCTGCGTCGACCTTACGGCAGCGGCGTTTGGGGCCGTGGGGACGCTGGCATCACTGCTCAAGAGGCCAAGACGCGCGGCGTATGTCGAGGTGCCACTTTACGACGTCGTTGTATACTGGAATGGCTATTGGCTCCCCTACATAGACATACACGGCCGAGAGCCGTCCCACTTGGGTTCTTCGCACCCTGCGTTCTCCCCGTATGGAATATTCTCTGTTAAGGATGGGTTCGTCTTCATCGGAGTGCTAGCGGACTCGCAGTGGGCCAAACTCGTGACGAAGCTTGGAATCGAGAGTCCTCCGCACTACTCCTCGACGAACGAGAGGATTCTGGCGAGGGAGGATGTCAATTCGATCGTCCAGCATTCGGTCGGCGGGTTCACCGCAGAGAAGCTCTTGTCCATTCTAGGCGAGGACGTGCCGTGTGCGCGTGTGAGCTCGCTAATGGACATCTACAGCAGCGCAGAGCTCCGAAGGAGGGGTGTGGTGATGAGCGTGGCCCACGAGGGCAAACCGGTCAGCATAGCGCTTCCTCCTTTCCTGCGTTTCAGCGTGAGAAGAGGGTCCAGAAGCCTCCGGGCCCTCGACCCAAAGGAAACGCGAGGGGCGAAGCGATGA
- a CDS encoding amino acid ABC transporter substrate-binding protein has product MAIGIVVLLVVIAVGGGYYYYSTTQAPTPSGPSVIKIGMTMPLSGSLASDGVMSLDGLKMWAMNVNASGGIYVSSLNHKLPVQLTYYDDTSTASVVATDYQQLVTQGVNFLIAPYSSGLTLAAAPIAETNHLLLMSHGGASDSIWSKGYKYVVEVLSPGSKYAVPVLQMLENQNSSTPLKVAFFFGNDAFSISVRQGAAAFINATSGKFSVVYNQLYDESATSYTAQLSQVAAANPDVVIGGAHFADGETIMKNIQSLGLHFSMVSLLVAPDDPHFLSDLGSLANNVVAPSQWESNLDFSHFTPYYGNISSAQFLSQFKSTFNMPPNYEAAEAYNTGLVLEKAISDSGSLNSTVVRNQLSSENIWTFYGNFQIGPTGIQAGHTMVVMQWQNGVKQTIWPRPVATAPFVYPMP; this is encoded by the coding sequence TTGGCGATTGGAATTGTTGTTCTTCTGGTAGTCATAGCGGTCGGCGGTGGCTACTATTACTACAGCACGACCCAGGCCCCGACTCCAAGCGGTCCCTCCGTAATCAAGATCGGGATGACGATGCCTCTCTCGGGGTCGCTCGCTTCCGACGGGGTGATGAGCTTGGACGGGCTCAAGATGTGGGCGATGAACGTCAACGCCTCGGGCGGAATCTACGTTAGCAGCCTTAACCACAAATTGCCGGTGCAGTTGACTTACTACGATGACACCTCGACCGCCTCGGTCGTGGCGACAGATTACCAGCAGCTTGTCACTCAAGGGGTCAACTTCCTCATTGCCCCGTACTCGAGTGGCTTGACACTGGCGGCCGCCCCGATTGCGGAGACTAATCACCTGTTGTTGATGAGCCACGGCGGTGCCTCGGACTCGATCTGGTCGAAGGGATACAAGTATGTCGTCGAGGTGCTCAGTCCTGGAAGCAAGTACGCGGTCCCTGTGCTCCAGATGCTGGAGAACCAGAACAGCTCCACACCCCTGAAGGTAGCCTTCTTCTTCGGCAACGATGCGTTCTCGATCTCGGTGAGGCAGGGGGCGGCAGCGTTCATCAACGCGACCAGCGGCAAGTTCAGCGTGGTCTACAACCAGTTGTATGACGAGTCCGCCACGAGTTACACCGCCCAGCTGAGTCAGGTGGCGGCGGCCAACCCTGACGTAGTGATAGGCGGGGCGCACTTCGCAGACGGCGAGACGATAATGAAGAACATCCAGTCTCTCGGGCTGCACTTCAGCATGGTCTCCCTCCTGGTGGCGCCTGACGACCCGCACTTCCTTTCGGACCTGGGGTCTTTGGCGAACAACGTGGTCGCGCCCTCGCAGTGGGAGTCCAACTTGGACTTCAGCCACTTCACACCTTACTACGGGAACATCTCGAGCGCACAGTTCCTGAGCCAGTTCAAGTCGACTTTCAACATGCCTCCCAACTACGAGGCTGCAGAGGCCTACAATACGGGCCTGGTCCTGGAGAAGGCGATCAGCGATAGCGGCTCCCTGAACTCCACCGTAGTCAGGAACCAACTGAGCAGTGAGAACATCTGGACGTTCTACGGGAACTTCCAGATCGGACCGACAGGGATCCAAGCCGGACACACGATGGTTGTAATGCAGTGGCAGAACGGGGTCAAGCAGACCATCTGGCCCAGGCCTGTCGCCACTGCTCCCTTCGTCTACCCGATGCCGTGA